Proteins encoded within one genomic window of Bombina bombina isolate aBomBom1 chromosome 1, aBomBom1.pri, whole genome shotgun sequence:
- the C1QTNF1 gene encoding complement C1q tumor necrosis factor-related protein 1: MKVCAVSFFLAGSSLLLLQTRALHTQLPKRSHEKTTEGHNRQTTEESQYGFTQKPFTSPPDPEPVTPSSQCVQCCDPRPAAPMYQLVPQVNLTILKGEKGDSGSRGLPGKSGKAGSPGPRGPVGARGLKGSTGTPGDPCKNYYSAFSVGRKKSLHSNDYYQPLIFDTELVNLYGHFNMFTGKFFCYIPGIYFFNLNVHTWNQKETYMHVMKNEQEMVILYAQPSDRSIMQSQSLMLELQEQDEVWVRLFKGERENAVFSDDFDTYVTFNGYLIKPASET; this comes from the exons ATGAAGGTCTGTGCTGTCTCCTTCTTCCTAGCCGGTTCCAGTCTTCTTCTACTACAGACTCGAGCCCTTCACACTCAGTTACCTAAAAGAAGCCATGAAAAGACGACTGAAGGCCACAACAGGCAAACCACAGAGGAAAGCCAGTATGG CTTTACGCAGAAACCTTTCACCTCCCCACCGGATCCTGAGCCTGTGACCCCATCGTCACAATGTGTGCAGTGTTGTGACCCCCGTCCAGCTGCCCCCATGTACCAGCTTGTACCCCAGGTTAATCTCACCATCTTAAAAG GTGAAAAAGGTGACAGTGGTAGCAGAGGACTTCCTGGTAAATCAGGGAAGGCTGGAAGCCCAGGACCAAGAGGTCCAGTTGGTGCTAGGGGCTTAAAAGGCAGCACAGGCACCCCTGGAGACCCCTGCAAGAATTACTACTCGGCTTTCTCTGTGGGACGCAAGAAATCTCTACACAGCAATGACTATTACCAGCCACTCATATTCGATACTGAGCTGGTGAACCTGTATGGTCATTTCAATATGTTCACTGGTAAGTTCTTCTGCTACATCCCTGGGATCTACTTCTTTAACCTGAATGTTCATACATGGAACCAGAAGGAAACCTACATGCATGTTATGAAGAACGAGCAAGAGATGGTGATTCTATACGCTCAACCCAGTGACCGCAGCATCATGCAGAGCCAGAGTCTGATGCTGGAACTTCAGGAGCAAGATGAGGTCTGGGTGAGACTCTTCAAGGGTGAGAGGGAGAATGCAGTGTTCAGTGATGACTTTGATACCTATGTAACCTTTAATGGTTATCTCATAAAACCCGCCAGCGAAACCTAG